Part of the Imperialibacter roseus genome, ATTGGGTATTTTGCCGGTAGCTACCTCCCCCGCTGTTCTCACATCTACAAGCTGAACTTCGGCTTCCTTCACTTTCTCAGCAAAGTCTGGCGCATTAAGCTGAACAATTTTTGCGGATGTCTGACCTGCTGGCTTGGTAACCACTTCCGAGGCAGCCTCCTTCTCAGTGGAAGACGAGCTGCATGCTGTGCCTATGGCTGAAACAAAAAGAAAAGCTAGCGATGCAACAATGTTTGTACTGGTTTTCATATCTCTTTTTTAAAATTGATCTGTTTATTGGTAACACATGTAAATGTAACAAAGTTGAGATTTTCGAAGAGGCTTCTCTCGAACTTAGAAGAAGTAGCTTCGCCAGGGTGTATCATCAGAATATAAGTTCTTTGGTAAGGATAAAAACAGCCATAACAAGCACGAAATAGCCAAAACCTTTTTTTAGCGCTGTCCCTGATATGAAGCGGGAAAGATACTCTCCCAGAAAAAGCCCTCCAATAGACAAACTGGTAAATATCAGCATAAATGGCCAATCGATTGGCTGGGTTCCCAGGTCACCAGTGAATCCGATCAGCGATTTGGCAGCAATGATCAGCAACGAAGTGCCGACTGCCAACTTCATTGGGATATGGGCCAGCAGCACAAGTGCAGGAATGATAAGAAAGCCGCCGCCTGCCCCTACCAGGCCCGTTAACGCCCCCACCACCAGGCCTTCCAAAGCAATCATCGGGTAATTATAGGATAGCTCCTCTTCTATCGTCTTGTTTTCCTTCTTGTCTCTGATCATCGACCAGGCAGCCACCAGCATAATGACGGCAAACAGCACCATTATTGCCAAGTCCTTTGTTACCGGAAATCCCCCCAAAGAGAAAACCGGATCCGGGATGGCAGGAATGACGAATTTTCTGGTGACAAAGACAGAAATGAAGGAAGGAATGGCGAATATGACAGCCGTTTTAAGACTTACCAACCCTTTTCTAAGAAAGTTGACCGACCCTACCAGGGCAGTGCTGCCGACCACAAACAAAGAGTAGGCTGTCGCCAGCACTGGGTCGATGTGAATCATGTAAACCAGCACCGGCACGGTTAGAATGGAGCCCCCTCCTCCAATTAGCCCCAGGCTAACCCCTATAAGTATTGATGCTGCAAACCCCAAAATTTCGATAACCGGCATACTGTGTGACTCTTACTGTGACATTGTCTGAACACAAAAGTCTGAATAACAAAGGCGGCCGTCAGTGACTTAGATCACGCAGTCAGAAATTATGATGCACCTAGCAAATCACATCAAAAAAAAGTGACAATCTTACCCCCAGTATGACTCAAGTCATAAAATAGTAGCCTTTGATGTCACCACATTTGACCATCAATAGTCAAAATCCAAAAACTTATGGAATCTCCCATACGCATCGATGTTTCCCTTTTGCCCCCTGCAACCCGCCACGATACCATTTTCAAAGCCTATGAAAGCCTTGACGAAGGGCAGTCGCTGGTGCTTGCCATCGACCACGATCCTCAGCCACTTTTTTACGAATTCAGCCACAAGTATCCTAAAAGCTTTGGCTGGGACTACCTTGATAAAGGGCCTGAAAAATGGCGGGTACTCATAACCCGCCAACAGTCGATCACCGACAGAATAGTGGCTGACCTGGTCATGGAAGACCTCAGCCTGGGCAAAGTCTTCGACGCCTACGGCATAGATTTTTGCTGCCACGGCGATATTTCTCTCGAAGAGGCCTGTCGCTGCCAAAAATTGGATATCAACGAGGTGCTGGTGGCCATGAAAAAAAAGAGCGGGCCTGGTGCTTTTTGGCAGCCACATTTTGAGGAATGGTCGGTGTCTTTACTCATTCAGTACATCCTTGAAAATCACCACAGCTGGGAAAGGCATACACTTTCCGACATCGAGGATCTCACTATCAAAGTGGCGGATCACCATGGAGCGGACTTTCCGAATCTAAAAAAGGTAAAAGAGTTAGTCGGCCACCTTAAATACGCCATCATTGATCACTTCTTTGAGGAAGAGAATGAGCTCTTTCCAATGATTTTGAAGGGCTCAAAAAGTGTTGAGTTGCTCAAAGAAATCGAGAAGATGAAGGTGGAGCACGCCGAAGTGGGTGCCATACTCACGGACCTCACCCTGCTGACCAACAATTTCCAGCCTCCCCAGCAAGCATGTAGTTCATTTCGGCTGCTCTACTCAAAGCTGGGAGAGTTCAAACAGGATATTCTTCAGCATATTCATTTGGAAAACACGCTGCTCGTCGCCAAAGCTGTAGCATGACAATAATTCACAGCTGGTAAGGTTGTGTTAAAATACAAAGCACAAATCTTACTAAATTGGCACCATGTCAATGATTCCTGAAGAGTTGCTTACGACGTTTGGTGCGAGAAAAGTTAAGCTCAACAAAGACGAGTTTCTGTTTGCAAAAGACACCGAGGCGCATTTTTATTATCAGGTTTCGATCGGCACAATCAAAATGGTTAACTACAACTACGATGGCCAGGAGTTTATTCTAGGCATGTTTAAGGCTGGGCAAAGCTTTGGTGAACCTCCCATTTTCGGCCACTTTCCCTACCCGGCCAATGCTGTGGCTGTGGAAGATTGTGAAATATGCAAGCTGCCCAAAGACAACTTCTTCAGGCTTTTGGAAGCCAATTTTGATATCCATCGCAAATTCAACTACGAGCTTTCCAACAGGCTGCGCTACAAGGGAATGATTTTATCAGAGGTATCTTCCTACCCGCCGGAGCATCGCATTCTTACGCTCGTCAACTATTTGAAGGCGATGATGCCCAACCAGGATCTTTTCACTGTGCCATACACAAGGCAGCAGCTAGCCGACATGACAGGGCTGCGGGTAGAAACGGTGATCCGCACCATCAAAAAAATGGAGCAGGAGGGCAAAATTAAGCTCAAAAGCCACAAAATAGTTGTCTAATACCATTTGCACTGAAAACCGCCGCCGCAGTAGGTTCAGCGGACTGAATTTGCCTTTCTCAAGGGCCAATATCTCTCGTTTTTCCGGCCTTGTCCCTCAACGAAATCCATTCTAACTATCAATTTTTCAGGTAGTTAAAATTTTATGGAAAATCATGCTACTATATGATTTAGATCATAAAATGGGTGGGCAGGCTCAGTCTACCTTTACACTATCAAACAAAATAGTGTATCATGAAAAAGTATTTTTTGAAAGCGTTCATATTCGCATTGCCCCTATCGATCATCCTCGCTAGCTGCGGAGAAACCAAAAAGAAAGACATCTCAGATTTCCAGGCAAAGCCAACAGAACAAGAAACCGCTAAAGCCTCAGACCCTCTGAAGAATAAAGGAGTAGGGCCTGTAAAAAGCGTTACGCTGGGAGAAATTGACCAGGCACTTGCAGATGCAGGCAAGGCCATTTTCGACGCCAACTGTACTGCCTGCCACAAGGTCGACAAAAAATTCATTGGCCCATCCCCAAAAGACATCCTTAGCCGAAGATCTCCCGAATGGGTAATGAATATGATTCTCAACCCTGAGGTGATGATTCAGGAGGATCCGATTGCTAAGCAATTGCTGGCAGAAGCCAACGGAGCACCTATGGCCAACCAAAACCTCACAGAGGAACAAGCCAGGCAGGTACTTGAGTACTTCCGAACCCTTAAATAATCACTCTATGAAAACACCCTTGAAATTTCTAGCCTTTGGCCTGATCACGCTCGTCGTGGCGAGCTGTTCGACGCCAACCAATAAGACCGAAGAGGCCGGTGCAGTAGCTGACGCAACGCCAAAAGGACAAGCTTCAGTGGTCGACGATGAATCTGCCAAGAACATCCTGCAAGTAGCCGCTTCATCGCCCGACCATACCACACTTGTGGCGGCTGTCACCGCTGCTCAAATAGAGCATGTGCTGGTTAACGCAGGCCCACTTACCGTTTTTGCCCCCAATAATGCTGCCTTTGAAAAATTGCCAGCCGGGACTGTCGAAAATCTGCTAAAACCAGAGAACAAAGCACAGTTGGCT contains:
- a CDS encoding rhodanese-like domain-containing protein; this encodes MKTSTNIVASLAFLFVSAIGTACSSSSTEKEAASEVVTKPAGQTSAKIVQLNAPDFAEKVKEAEVQLVDVRTAGEVATGKIPNAINIDYNTVNFEEMAAKLDPNKPVAVYCKVGGRSARAAKVFQELGFKQIFELEGGIISWNASGLATEKQ
- a CDS encoding sulfite exporter TauE/SafE family protein, which translates into the protein MPVIEILGFAASILIGVSLGLIGGGGSILTVPVLVYMIHIDPVLATAYSLFVVGSTALVGSVNFLRKGLVSLKTAVIFAIPSFISVFVTRKFVIPAIPDPVFSLGGFPVTKDLAIMVLFAVIMLVAAWSMIRDKKENKTIEEELSYNYPMIALEGLVVGALTGLVGAGGGFLIIPALVLLAHIPMKLAVGTSLLIIAAKSLIGFTGDLGTQPIDWPFMLIFTSLSIGGLFLGEYLSRFISGTALKKGFGYFVLVMAVFILTKELIF
- a CDS encoding DUF542 domain-containing protein, which translates into the protein MESPIRIDVSLLPPATRHDTIFKAYESLDEGQSLVLAIDHDPQPLFYEFSHKYPKSFGWDYLDKGPEKWRVLITRQQSITDRIVADLVMEDLSLGKVFDAYGIDFCCHGDISLEEACRCQKLDINEVLVAMKKKSGPGAFWQPHFEEWSVSLLIQYILENHHSWERHTLSDIEDLTIKVADHHGADFPNLKKVKELVGHLKYAIIDHFFEEENELFPMILKGSKSVELLKEIEKMKVEHAEVGAILTDLTLLTNNFQPPQQACSSFRLLYSKLGEFKQDILQHIHLENTLLVAKAVA
- a CDS encoding Crp/Fnr family transcriptional regulator, yielding MSMIPEELLTTFGARKVKLNKDEFLFAKDTEAHFYYQVSIGTIKMVNYNYDGQEFILGMFKAGQSFGEPPIFGHFPYPANAVAVEDCEICKLPKDNFFRLLEANFDIHRKFNYELSNRLRYKGMILSEVSSYPPEHRILTLVNYLKAMMPNQDLFTVPYTRQQLADMTGLRVETVIRTIKKMEQEGKIKLKSHKIVV
- a CDS encoding c-type cytochrome; protein product: MKKYFLKAFIFALPLSIILASCGETKKKDISDFQAKPTEQETAKASDPLKNKGVGPVKSVTLGEIDQALADAGKAIFDANCTACHKVDKKFIGPSPKDILSRRSPEWVMNMILNPEVMIQEDPIAKQLLAEANGAPMANQNLTEEQARQVLEYFRTLK
- a CDS encoding fasciclin domain-containing protein, producing the protein MKTPLKFLAFGLITLVVASCSTPTNKTEEAGAVADATPKGQASVVDDESAKNILQVAASSPDHTTLVAAVTAAQIEHVLVNAGPLTVFAPNNAAFEKLPAGTVENLLKPENKAQLATILTRHAAPGSYDVAALKKMVAKGRTLYMATGDYLEVTVDGDDVLINGCKIIGTINTSNGIINVVDQVILPK